The following nucleotide sequence is from Lacinutrix sp. Hel_I_90.
GATGCCCCATGCTTATAATGAATACAAAAAAACTTTTTATATTGCTATTTATATTATCTTATCGAACTTTTAAAAATTTCCGCTTAAACTTTTACAGATAACCTCACTAATGAAGTCTAAAAATGCAAGTGTTAAACACAACAGAATTGATGATTTTGAAACTCTGAAATGGCAATTTGCACTTGAGAATTTTAATGTTGGTGTATGGCATTGGGATAATACGACCAATGAAGATATTGTTTCCTACTCTAAAGAGTCTAAATTCATTCTTGGCTACCTGGATGATGATAACACCTTTGGTACCAACTCTCAGGATTGGAATGATAGGGTTCACAAAGATGATAAAGAAAAATATTTTCAGGATTTTCAAGACCATCTAAATGGTTTATGCCCTATCTACCAAAACAAGCATCGCGTATTATGTAATGATGGAAGCTACAAATGGATTCAAGATAAAGGTAAAATAATAGAACGTGATTCAAATGGAGTTCCGGTAAGAGTTATTGGCACCCATACCGATATTACAGAACTTGTTGAAAAGGAGACTAAAATAAACAACACGCTAAGTTTAATAACAGGACAGAACAACAAGCTTAAAAATTTCGCACACATTGTTACGCATAATCTTAAAGAACATTCTGGGAATTTTAAAAGTTTACTAAATTTTTATAGAGAAACAGATAATGACAGTGAAAAGAAAG
It contains:
- a CDS encoding PAS domain-containing sensor histidine kinase, producing MKSKNASVKHNRIDDFETLKWQFALENFNVGVWHWDNTTNEDIVSYSKESKFILGYLDDDNTFGTNSQDWNDRVHKDDKEKYFQDFQDHLNGLCPIYQNKHRVLCNDGSYKWIQDKGKIIERDSNGVPVRVIGTHTDITELVEKETKINNTLSLITGQNNKLKNFAHIVTHNLKEHSGNFKSLLNFYRETDNDSEKKEIMTVLDVLSDSLSNTILNLTKIVSVESKDKITTENIFLKRYIEQGIRLLDMDIKEHQAIINNRVDAHLSISFNPAYLESIIQNLLSNAIKYRHPERKPIITITSRETTDFSILNIEDNGLGIDLEKYGSDIFGLYRTFHHNENAEGVGLYLTKSQMEAFGGKIEVSSTVNVGATFTLFFAKDLTPFSR